In Pleurocapsa sp. PCC 7319, the following are encoded in one genomic region:
- a CDS encoding DUF3131 domain-containing protein codes for MQPELKPPPQKYSTLVVLGGIVTATLAIASLTWLANHLSKDNVEEISESSPTKSVVEKSPTLEALYALQDSQSLKLPGTKVTAKELKATKVPYIPAKATKLTATEMEVAQTAWKYFETNWNKTSGLVNSADQFPSVTLWDQSAAIAGLIAAKELDIIDIQEFETKMSRLLKTLAKLDLYNDELPNKVYNAKTLIPVDYGGIEQKAEIGWSAIDLGRMAIWLKIIGAKYPKFKTQADAVWEAWDVERLTKDGNMYGTSISNGEEQYNQEGRLGYENYAAFGLKLWGLDVEKALDYEDKTAFVNLYDVGIPYDLRDAQNSGANNYVLSEPYFLDGMETGFQALPKAYSDRILQAQEARYQKTKQLTAITEDNLDRDPRFVYNTLFVNGKPWSTITDTGENYNHLRFLSAKAAIGWHVLYDTAYTNQLFDFVVENLESKTGWYNGYYETLKEPNEALTANNNGIILESLLYKQVGKPLLVWAGVSKK; via the coding sequence ATGCAACCCGAACTTAAACCCCCACCCCAAAAGTATTCAACATTAGTAGTTCTCGGTGGAATCGTAACCGCAACGTTAGCGATCGCTAGTTTGACGTGGCTAGCCAATCATTTATCTAAAGACAATGTTGAGGAAATATCTGAATCCAGTCCAACTAAATCTGTCGTGGAAAAATCACCAACATTAGAAGCTTTATACGCTCTACAGGATAGCCAATCGTTAAAATTACCAGGAACTAAAGTCACAGCTAAAGAGTTAAAAGCGACCAAAGTTCCCTACATTCCAGCTAAAGCAACTAAGTTGACTGCAACAGAAATGGAGGTAGCCCAAACAGCCTGGAAATACTTTGAAACTAACTGGAATAAAACTAGTGGTTTAGTAAATTCTGCCGATCAGTTTCCGTCCGTAACTTTATGGGATCAAAGTGCAGCGATCGCTGGTTTAATAGCCGCCAAGGAATTAGACATAATTGACATTCAAGAATTTGAAACTAAGATGAGTCGGCTCTTAAAGACTCTAGCAAAACTTGATTTGTATAACGATGAATTACCCAATAAAGTCTACAATGCCAAAACTTTAATTCCTGTTGACTATGGTGGTATCGAACAAAAGGCAGAAATAGGCTGGTCGGCGATTGATCTAGGGCGAATGGCTATTTGGCTAAAAATTATTGGTGCTAAATACCCGAAGTTCAAAACTCAAGCCGATGCCGTCTGGGAAGCTTGGGATGTGGAGAGGCTCACTAAAGACGGCAATATGTATGGTACCAGCATTAGTAATGGTGAAGAACAATATAACCAAGAAGGGCGTTTAGGTTACGAAAATTATGCTGCCTTTGGCTTAAAACTTTGGGGTTTAGATGTAGAAAAAGCTTTAGATTATGAAGATAAAACAGCCTTTGTCAATCTCTATGATGTTGGTATTCCCTATGATTTAAGAGATGCTCAAAATTCTGGAGCAAATAACTATGTCCTAAGCGAACCCTATTTTCTAGATGGGATGGAAACTGGTTTTCAAGCCTTACCCAAAGCCTATAGCGATCGCATTTTACAAGCACAAGAAGCCCGTTATCAGAAGACCAAGCAATTAACAGCAATTACAGAAGACAATCTCGACCGAGATCCCCGTTTTGTTTACAACACCTTATTTGTGAATGGCAAACCTTGGTCGACGATTACGGATACTGGAGAAAACTACAATCATTTACGCTTTTTAAGTGCTAAAGCGGCGATCGGTTGGCACGTTCTTTACGATACTGCCTATACCAATCAGCTATTTGATTTTGTAGTGGAAAACCTAGAATCAAAAACCGGTTGGTATAACGGCTACTACGAAACTCTAAAAGAACCAAATGAAGCTTTGACTGCTAATAATAACGGCATTATTTTGGAGTCTCTACTTTATAAACAAGTGGGTAAGCCTTTATTAGTATGGGCAGGAGTTTCTAAAAAATAA